From a single Capsicum annuum cultivar UCD-10X-F1 chromosome 12, UCD10Xv1.1, whole genome shotgun sequence genomic region:
- the LOC107849087 gene encoding uncharacterized protein LOC107849087: MLVEKCPVKSVELTDDETKAYNKWVKADEIIRCYVLASMANVLQHQHQSMTIAYDMLESLKEIFSEQNFSTKQTTMKALLTTKMVEKTSMSPVIDKESQGEMVLHTLLESFQQFRLNYNINKMDLSLAKLLNKLQTTESIVKQQAPPEALIVDKPSSSTSNSKGKKKNKKKSRKVPTANGDMTNPKGKCYHCKQPGHFKK; encoded by the exons ATGCTAGTTGAGAAATGTCCTGTTAAGTCGGTTGAACTGACTGATGATGAGACTAAAGCCTACAATAAGTGGGTTAAGGCTGATGAGATAATAAGATGCTACGTTCTTGCCTCCATGGCAAATGTGTTGCAACATCAACATCAATCCATGACTATTGCTTACGATATGCTTGAATCTCTCAAAGAGATATTCAGTGAGCAAAATTTTTCTACAAAGCAGACGACCATGAAAGCCCTTTTGACCacaaaaatggttgaaaaaactTCGATGAG TCCAGTTATTGATAAGGAATCTCAGGGTGAGATGGTCCTACACACTCTACTGGAAAGTTTTCAGCAGTTTCGCTTGAATTATAACATAAATAAGATGGACTTATCTCTTGCAAAACTGTTGAATAAGCTGCAAACGACTGAATCTATCGTTAAGCAACAAGCTCCTCCTGAGGCATTGATAGTTGACAAACCTTCATCTTCGACTTCTAATTcgaaaggcaaaaagaaaaataagaagaagtcCCGTAAGGTTCCAACTGCTAATGGTGATATGACTAATCCTAAGGGCAAATGCTATCACTGCAAACAACCTGGTCATTTTAAGAAATAG